In Clostridium thermosuccinogenes, the genomic stretch TGAAAATAATATAATAAAGAAGGAAATAGATTTGGATGAAGCCAAATCTATAGCAGCCGAAAAAGCAAGACAGGAGCTGGCAGAAGAAATCCCTGAAAGCGCTCAGATTGTAAAAACTGATTTGAAATTCACTGAGGATGAAAATGGGAAACTGACAGCCGTGGTTCTAATTGAATGTCTCGAAGATATCGGCGTGGAAAAAGCGATTGGAGGAAATTGATTGGAAAAACTCACAGAAAAAACTGTAGAATATGATAGCATGGAGAATGCGATAAACCTGTTTGGAAATTTTGATGAAAACATTCGCATCATTGAGGATGCCCTGAATGTAAAAGTTATATCCAGGGACACGGAGATAAGGATTGTCGGCGATGCAGATGCAGTGGATAAGGCAGAGCTGATAATAAAGAGGCTTATAGAAGTCTCCAGCAAGGGAGATACGATAACCAAGCAAAGTGTAAGTTATCTTGTCCAGCTGGTAAAGGACGGACACTTAGAATACATGAGCGATTTCATGAATGAATATATCTGCCTTACTGCCAGAGGCAAGCAAATAAAGGCTAAAACCCACGGACAAAAGGTTTATGTGGAAAAAATAAAGCAAAATGATATTGTGTTTGGAATCGGTCCGGCCGGCACGGGGAAAACATTCCTTGCAGTGGCTATGGCCGTAACTGCCTTTAGGAACAAAGAGGTTGACAGGATCATTCTTACAAGGCCGGCAGTTGAAGCCGGGGAAAAGCTGGGCTTCCTGCCCGGTGACTTGCAAAACAAGGTTGACCCGTATCTGAGGCCGTTGTATGACGCCCTTTATGAAATCATGGGTGCGGAATCCTACTTGAAATACCTCGAAAAAGGCATGATTGAAGTGGCTCCTCTTGCTTATATGAGGGGAAGGACACTGGATGATTCGTTTATTATCCTCGACGAGGCTCAGAACACTACTCCCGAGCAGATGAAGATGTTTCTTACCAGGATCGGGTTTAATTCCAAAGCCGTGATAACCGGAGATATTACACAAATAGATTTGCCCAAGGATAAAAAATCCGGCTTAAAAGAGATACAAAAAATTTTGAAGGATATAGATGGCATAGGATTTGCTTACCTGTCGGAAATGGATGTGGTGCGGCATGAGCTCGTACAGAAGATAATAAAAGCATACGAAAAGTATGAAAAAAAGGAAGGGAAATAGAAAAGAACATTATTTGATCTTTTTTTGGGGGGTTGTCAGTGGGTTCTAAAGATAAGAATTCTAAGAAGCGGGTCAAGGCAGTCCGGTTCCTGAGAAACATAAAGTTTCAAAGGATATTTATAGGGATTGTTACTTTGATTATAGCTTTTATTATTGTTGAAAGTGGAGCAACTCCGGAAAAATACAACTTAAAGCTGAATGAAGTGTCAAAAAGCAAGATTATTGCCACCAGGGATATAGAGAACAAATACAGGACAAAATTGAATGCAGAGGCGGCTGCCGATGCCACAGAGCCTGTTATGATTGAAATAATAGGAGCTTCTATAGATGTGGTTAACTGCCTGAATGATTTTCTGGCAGCCATAGATACCGCCAGGGATGATGTGGTAAATAATCTTATACAGAAGGGAATAACCAAGGAAAGTTACAATTACCAGGTGCAATTGGAAAACGAGCAGAACAAAGAGGCTGCCAAGCTTTTAGAAAATGCAAACAATCTTGGCATTACTTTATCTGAAGAGCAGGCCGCCCACCTGGTTTCAAGAGCGAGCGACGCCGACATCAGCGAGTTTAAAAAGACGGTGAGGCGCATTGTAAACGAAGCGGTAATACAGGATATTACTGTTGATAACCTTCCTACCCATGTATATAATGCCCAGAAAAAAGTGCTGGATTCAACATTGAACCAGGACATGAAAAACATTGGCTTATCGATTGTAAATTCCATCTTAAAACCCAATAGAACTATAGATGAAGAGCTGACGGAGCAAAAAAAGGAAGAGGCGAGAAACGACCCCAAGAACAAGGAGATAATTCTTAAAGGGAAAACCATCGTGGACGTCGGTGATGTGATAACCTTTGAGAAATATCAGCTTCTGGAAGAATTGAATCTGCTGGAGGAGAGCAGATTTGATTTTGGTCTGGCTTCCGGTATTTTTATAATTCTTATTTTGACCGGTGTATTGCTGGTGATCTATATGAATATGTTCCGCAAAAAGATGCTGGAGGACAGAAGTGAACTGTTGCTTCTTTCGGTTATAATTCTGCTTACGCTTCTGATGGCTCGCGCCGCAATCGAATACTCTCCGCTGGCAATACCTATTTTTATAGCCACCATGTTGATATCGGTTTTTCTGGATATGAAGCTGGCAATGATAGTGAACTTCATTCTCACCATTGTGATTTCTTTTATGACAAAAGGGGATATCAGCTTTATATACATGGCTCTGATAAGCGGTTCCTTCTCAGGTTTCCTGGTGTATAAGGCAAACCAGAGGAATAGACTGTTCATGAGCGGTGTTCTGGTGGCATTTTTAAATGTGGTGGTTATTGTCTGCCTGGGAATAATTAATAATGACGATTTTAATACTATATTGAGGAACAGTTTTGTAGTTTTCCTGAATGGATTAGTATCGATAGTATTAACCATAGGTCTTCTACCATTCTGGGAAAGCATGTTCAACATAATAACGCCGATGAAGCTGATGGAGCTGGCCAATCCCAATCAACCGCTGATAAAAAGGCTTCTTATGGAAGCGCCAGGGACTTACCACCACAGCTTGATGGTAGGAAACTTGGCCGAAGTAGCTACGGAAGCTATTGGAGGCAATTCATTGCTGGCGAGGGTAGGCGCTTATTTCCATGACGTAGGTAAATTAAAGCGTCCAAATTTCTTCAAGGAAAACCAGATGGGGGACAATCCTCATGACAGGATGACAGCAAATTTAAGCACACTGGTGATCACCTCCCATACCAGTGATGGTGTTGAATTAGCGGAAAAATACAAGATCCCTAAGGCTATAAAGGATATAATCAAGCAGCACCATGGTACTACACTGGTGGCGTATTTTTACCATAAGGCGTTAAAAAATGAAAAGGCTGATGAGGTAAAGCAGGAAAACTTCAGATACAGCGGACCGAAACCCGCCACCCGGGAAGCGGCGGTGGTCATGCTGGCAGATTCGGTAGAAGCGGCGGTAAGATCGATGCCTGATAAAACCGAAGGAAAGATTGAAGGATTTATAAGAAAAATCATAAAGGACAAGCTGGATGACGGGCAGTTGGATGAATGCGACCTGACCTTAAAGGATCTGGACGATATTGCAAAAAGCTTTTTAAAAGTATTCAGCGGATTTTTCCATGAAAGGCAGGAGTATCCTGAGATTAAGATAAAGCAGATCCAGGCAGGGGAAGAGGAGGTAACCCCGGCTGCTGCCGAATCGGAAAGAAATGCTCAGACGTATGGCGGAAGGAGTATGTCAAATGGCAATAATAATAGAGAATCTGCAAAACAAAGTAGCGATAACCGATGAAATTGAAAACCTGATAAGGAATGCTGCTGAGTTAAGCCTGGAATTGCAAGGCTTTACGCTTCCGGCGGAAATAGATATTCTTCTGGTGGATGATGAAAAGATAAGGGAAATAAACAATGAACACAGAAACATCGATTCTCCCACTGATGTTCTGTCCTTTCCCATGGTGGATATGAAGGAGGGTGTGATTATATCGGATGAGGGGGATTATGACCTGGATGAAAACACTCTGATTCTTGGAGATATAGTAGTTTCCCTTGAGACTGCCAAAAGGCAGGCGGAGGAATACGGTCATTCCTTTGAAAGGGAACTGGCCTTCCTAGTAACTCATGGATCTTATCACCTGCTGGGCTTTGACCACATGGAGCCGGAAGAGGAGAAACGCATGATGGAAAAGCAGGAAGCTGTTTTATCAAAAATGGGGCTGGCAAGATAATGAAAAACAAAAGGATTGCCGACAGCTTTAAAAATGCGATAAACGGAATAGTATATGCTGTCCGGAATGAACGTAACTTGAAGATACATATGACAGCAGGAATATGCGTAATGCTCCTCGGCCTGTATTATAGAATTGAAAAAACAGAATTTCTCATCCTATGTATTACAGTTGCCCTTGTGATAGTGTGCGAGCTGTTAAATACAGGGATAGAAGCGTTGGTGGATATAATTGTGGATGTATACCATCCAAAAGCGAAAATAATAAAGGATGTGGCTGCCGGTGCCGTCTTGCTGTCGGCTGTTATGTCCTTGGTGGTCGGATATGTCATATTTTTTAACAGAGTGATTGAAGATGTAAAAGCTTTAATTGAGCGGGTAATCCTTCATTGAATATGAATGGGGTAGTATTGCCAATAACTATAAATAGAGCATTAAATGTTGATTTAATATATGATAAATTCTGGTTGTTTCATAGAAATCGGGGGGATTGCCATGGATTATTCAGAACTTATTAAAATGGCAGAAGAAGCAATGCAAAAGGCCTATGCTCCCTATTCCGGTTTCAGGGTGGGGGCTGCAGTGCTTTCTGGTAACGGCAGGGTCTATACCGGTGCAAACATTGAAAATGCATCTTACGGCGCTACATGTTGTGCCGAAAGGGTAGCGATATTCAAAGCCGTGTCGGAGGGTGAAAAGCGAATACAAGCGGTTGCTGTAGCCAGCAGCAGTGAAGAAACGGTTTTTCCCTGCGGCATATGCCGCCAGGTAATGGCAGAGTTCGGAAATGCTGAAATGAAGATTTTATGCGGCAAAAGCAAAGGCGAATATGAAGTTTATACCCTGGGGGAGCTGTTGCCCCACTCCTTCGGTTTGGATAGAGCAAAATAAAGCTTTTCGAGGCTCTGGCAGCAAAGGATATGGTGGTACAGGAGAGCTTTTATCTTCCAATGTGTTAATACGAAAATATGAATGCTGTTTTTATTATTGACTGTGCTTTGCAAGCATGAGTGGTTTTGCTGTATATACGGAAATTGCTGCCGGTGAATTGGATCGGCAGAGAAAAATGACAGAAATAATTCATTTACATAAAATTAAGGAGGAAGTATGAGTTTCAAGTCAGGATTTGTTACAATAGTAGGTAGGCCAAATGTAGGCAAATCAACCCTGTTAAACAGGTTTGCTGGTGAAAAGATTGCCATAATATCGGAAAAACCCCAGACTACCCGTAATTCCATAAAAGCTGTGATTACCGATGAGGATTCTCAGATCATTTTCATTGACACTCCCGGGGTGCATAAACCCAAAACAAAACTTGGCGAGTATATGATCAGTGTTGTGCAGGAATCCCTAAACGAAGTGGATATTGTATTGTTTCTCGTGGAAGCCACCGATTCCGCACCGGGAGCTGGAGACCAATATATAATAGAACAGCTCAAAGACTTAAAAACACCGGTTTTCCTGTTGATTAATAAAATTGACCTGGTCAAAAAGGAGCAATTGCTGGCGGTCATTGCAAATTATAAAAACTTGATGGATTTTGCTGAGATCATTCCTATATCGGCTGTCAATAACGAGGGCATTGACATAGTCCTGAAGGAAATCCGCAAGAGGCTTCCTGATGGTCCGAAATACTTTCCTGATGATATGCTTACCGACCAACCGGAAAAGGCAATAGTAGCCGAACTGATAAGGGAAAAGATCCTCGAGCTGCTATCCGATGAAGTTCCTCATGGTACAGGCATAGAGGTTATTTCTTTCAAGGAAAGGACCAATAAGGAATTAATAGACATTGACGCAACCATTTATTGCGAAAAAGAAAGCCATAAAGCTATAATAATAGGTAAGGAAGGCAGGATGTTGAAGAAGATAGGAAGCCGGTCAAGAGAAGATATAGAAAGGTTCCTTGGAACCAGAGTTTACCTGAGATTATGGGTAAAGGTAAAAGATGACTGGAGAAACAGTGATGCCATGTTGAAAACGCTGGGCTACAGAAAATAAGCACTGCCTAATGCGCATTTAACATATATGTGAACTTTGAAGATATATAAAATTTTCAAGTATACAAAATATTTTTTAGTGTAATCTAATATTAGCTGATAAAAATTACAAAAGACAAAAAAGGGGGATTCACATTTATGTTAAAGGAATTTGCATGGAGTGCTTTTGAAAAAACCGGCAGTGTAGATGCATATGTATTTTATAAAGAAATTGAAGCCCACGACAAAATCCAGGAAAACAATGCTCTTGCCAAAGAAGAGGTTGCCGCAAGCAAATAGATTAGTCCTATCGAAGCAAGCATGTTAAATGCTGAAATCAGGGAAGAAAAGATGAGCTATTTAAGAACAAAGGGTATAGTTATCAAGGAAACCAATACAGGTGAAGCCGATAGAATTGTCACTATATTCTCCAACAGCAAAGGTAAGATCTCCGCGGCAGCTAAAGGATCAAAACGTCCTAAAAGCAGGCTGGCGGCAGGCACACAGCTTTTGTGCTACAGCGACTTTATACTGTTTAAAGGCAGTGACATCTATTCTATTAACACCTGTGATATAATTGAGCCATTTTATGAATTGCGCAACGATATAGTAAGACTTACTCATGCAGCGCATATTACGGATATTATAAATGACGTAATACAGGAAAATCAACCGTCACCAAGGGTGCTTCAGCTTTATCTGAACACCCTGTACATACTTTCAAAAACTCAAAAATCACCGGAATTGGTAACCAGAATTTTTGAACTTCGTCTATTATCCATGCTTGGATATGCACCTTATGTTAACGGCTGTATTCAATGCGGAAGTGAGAACCTGGACGGTATTTCCTTCAGCTTTCAAAAATGCGGGTTTGTTTGCGGAAGGTGCAAGCCTTCCGACGAATCTGCTATGGAAATATCTACAGGGACAGCAAAAGCCTTATACTATATAGTGCACGCGAATATAGGGGACTTGTTCAAGTTTGGCACTTCCCCCGAAGTGCTCCGGGAGCTTGGTATAATCAACCGGAGATATCTTAGGGAAAGATTGGAGCATGATTACACAAAGCTGGATTTTCTGAGATCAATCAACCTGTGATGTTGGTTGGGGGAAGATATGGACCTCAAACTTGCATCACAGTTTTTTTCCGCAGTAAGGGCAAAAGCTGTAACCGGAATCAAATCTGGCGCCGCAATGGGAGCATACCTTAAAGGGCATATATTGGCTCACAGGGCGCAAATGTTCCTGCCGGATTTCAGGATTTCGGCCCTTCTCATATTCTGCGCCTATTACAGGGTCAAGCTCATACAAGCTGCCGCAGCAGGCAGATTTGACATAATACCGTACATTCCATTTGAAGACGGGTATGAAGAATATATGAAAATAAGAATAGGTTTTACTTATCTCAAATCGGGTAAGGGCTTCACAGGCAGGGCATATTACATTGTTGGCCATGCCTGATGGCTTACTTGCCTGATCTATCCCGAAGATTCCGATGAAAAACATATCCCGGCGGCATCCTTTCTTTTGGTTACATGTACGAAGCAAATACATGAGAGAAATAAATATCCGTATATGCAAAAAAAGAACTACTGATTATTCAATAGTTCTTCTCTGGTGCGGTCGATGGGACTTGAACCCATACGGGATTACCATACGCCCCTCAAACGTACGCGTCTGCCAGTTCCGCCACGACCGCTTGTTTTAAGGCTTGTAACTCACAAGCGCATTATCAATTATACTAGCATACTATATTTATGTCAATACCGAATTTATAAAATTTTTAAGAAAATTTTCTTAAAAATTATTATAATAAAGTGTTGACATTTTGCTAAAACTCATGTTAATATAATTAAGCAGTTGCGAAAAACAACCGCAGAAACGCTCAAGGACAATTATATACGCTGGTGTAGCTCAGCAGGTAGAGCAGCTGACTTGTAATCAGCAGGTCGGGGGTTCGATTCCGTCCACCAGCTCCATATGGGGAGATTCCCGAGTGGCCAAAGGGGGCAGACTGTAAATCTGTTGTCACTGACTTCGATGGTTCGAATCCATCTCTCCCCACCACAAAAATGGCTAC encodes the following:
- a CDS encoding PhoH family protein, yielding MEKLTEKTVEYDSMENAINLFGNFDENIRIIEDALNVKVISRDTEIRIVGDADAVDKAELIIKRLIEVSSKGDTITKQSVSYLVQLVKDGHLEYMSDFMNEYICLTARGKQIKAKTHGQKVYVEKIKQNDIVFGIGPAGTGKTFLAVAMAVTAFRNKEVDRIILTRPAVEAGEKLGFLPGDLQNKVDPYLRPLYDALYEIMGAESYLKYLEKGMIEVAPLAYMRGRTLDDSFIILDEAQNTTPEQMKMFLTRIGFNSKAVITGDITQIDLPKDKKSGLKEIQKILKDIDGIGFAYLSEMDVVRHELVQKIIKAYEKYEKKEGK
- a CDS encoding HD family phosphohydrolase; amino-acid sequence: MGSKDKNSKKRVKAVRFLRNIKFQRIFIGIVTLIIAFIIVESGATPEKYNLKLNEVSKSKIIATRDIENKYRTKLNAEAAADATEPVMIEIIGASIDVVNCLNDFLAAIDTARDDVVNNLIQKGITKESYNYQVQLENEQNKEAAKLLENANNLGITLSEEQAAHLVSRASDADISEFKKTVRRIVNEAVIQDITVDNLPTHVYNAQKKVLDSTLNQDMKNIGLSIVNSILKPNRTIDEELTEQKKEEARNDPKNKEIILKGKTIVDVGDVITFEKYQLLEELNLLEESRFDFGLASGIFIILILTGVLLVIYMNMFRKKMLEDRSELLLLSVIILLTLLMARAAIEYSPLAIPIFIATMLISVFLDMKLAMIVNFILTIVISFMTKGDISFIYMALISGSFSGFLVYKANQRNRLFMSGVLVAFLNVVVIVCLGIINNDDFNTILRNSFVVFLNGLVSIVLTIGLLPFWESMFNIITPMKLMELANPNQPLIKRLLMEAPGTYHHSLMVGNLAEVATEAIGGNSLLARVGAYFHDVGKLKRPNFFKENQMGDNPHDRMTANLSTLVITSHTSDGVELAEKYKIPKAIKDIIKQHHGTTLVAYFYHKALKNEKADEVKQENFRYSGPKPATREAAVVMLADSVEAAVRSMPDKTEGKIEGFIRKIIKDKLDDGQLDECDLTLKDLDDIAKSFLKVFSGFFHERQEYPEIKIKQIQAGEEEVTPAAAESERNAQTYGGRSMSNGNNNRESAKQSSDNR
- the ybeY gene encoding rRNA maturation RNase YbeY, with amino-acid sequence MAIIIENLQNKVAITDEIENLIRNAAELSLELQGFTLPAEIDILLVDDEKIREINNEHRNIDSPTDVLSFPMVDMKEGVIISDEGDYDLDENTLILGDIVVSLETAKRQAEEYGHSFERELAFLVTHGSYHLLGFDHMEPEEEKRMMEKQEAVLSKMGLAR
- a CDS encoding diacylglycerol kinase family protein, encoding MKNKRIADSFKNAINGIVYAVRNERNLKIHMTAGICVMLLGLYYRIEKTEFLILCITVALVIVCELLNTGIEALVDIIVDVYHPKAKIIKDVAAGAVLLSAVMSLVVGYVIFFNRVIEDVKALIERVILH
- the cdd gene encoding cytidine deaminase; translation: MDYSELIKMAEEAMQKAYAPYSGFRVGAAVLSGNGRVYTGANIENASYGATCCAERVAIFKAVSEGEKRIQAVAVASSSEETVFPCGICRQVMAEFGNAEMKILCGKSKGEYEVYTLGELLPHSFGLDRAK
- the era gene encoding GTPase Era, whose protein sequence is MSFKSGFVTIVGRPNVGKSTLLNRFAGEKIAIISEKPQTTRNSIKAVITDEDSQIIFIDTPGVHKPKTKLGEYMISVVQESLNEVDIVLFLVEATDSAPGAGDQYIIEQLKDLKTPVFLLINKIDLVKKEQLLAVIANYKNLMDFAEIIPISAVNNEGIDIVLKEIRKRLPDGPKYFPDDMLTDQPEKAIVAELIREKILELLSDEVPHGTGIEVISFKERTNKELIDIDATIYCEKESHKAIIIGKEGRMLKKIGSRSREDIERFLGTRVYLRLWVKVKDDWRNSDAMLKTLGYRK
- a CDS encoding YqzL family protein encodes the protein MLKEFAWSAFEKTGSVDAYVFYKEIEAHDKIQENNALAKEEVAASK
- the recO gene encoding DNA repair protein RecO, with translation MSYLRTKGIVIKETNTGEADRIVTIFSNSKGKISAAAKGSKRPKSRLAAGTQLLCYSDFILFKGSDIYSINTCDIIEPFYELRNDIVRLTHAAHITDIINDVIQENQPSPRVLQLYLNTLYILSKTQKSPELVTRIFELRLLSMLGYAPYVNGCIQCGSENLDGISFSFQKCGFVCGRCKPSDESAMEISTGTAKALYYIVHANIGDLFKFGTSPEVLRELGIINRRYLRERLEHDYTKLDFLRSINL
- a CDS encoding zinc ribbon domain-containing protein, whose amino-acid sequence is MYLLRTCNQKKGCRRDMFFIGIFGIDQASKPSGMANNVICPACEALTRFEISKTYSYFHIFFIPVFKWNVRYYVKSACCGSLYELDPVIGAEYEKGRNPEIRQEHLRPVSQYMPFKVCSHCGARFDSGYSFCPYCGKKL